One stretch of Burkholderia sp. NRF60-BP8 DNA includes these proteins:
- a CDS encoding tetratricopeptide repeat protein, whose translation MYRRLLAPGLLLLLAACAQDPSVTAGTVRICDDTGCSDRPKDQVSYQKKDDAEDREDPRIAALKQTAKTQPKAAYDLGLRYFRGDGVRQDSYQALKWMREAAERGDLNAQKALGSFYLFGLEEMGSDAREAEKWLSIAAGRGDKESKKLLDLARKAKKEDEEDWKWRTQWRDVYYGYWYSGYPYYGVWQQTYWYY comes from the coding sequence ATGTATCGCCGTTTACTCGCACCGGGGCTGCTGTTGCTGTTGGCCGCGTGCGCGCAGGATCCGTCGGTCACCGCCGGCACGGTACGGATCTGCGACGACACAGGTTGTTCCGATCGCCCTAAAGATCAGGTTTCCTATCAAAAAAAGGACGATGCGGAAGACCGCGAGGACCCGCGCATCGCCGCGCTCAAGCAAACCGCGAAGACCCAGCCGAAGGCCGCCTACGACCTCGGCCTGCGCTATTTCCGCGGCGACGGCGTGCGCCAGGACAGCTACCAGGCGCTCAAGTGGATGCGCGAGGCCGCCGAACGCGGCGACCTGAACGCGCAGAAGGCGCTCGGCAGTTTCTACCTGTTCGGCCTCGAGGAAATGGGCTCGGATGCGCGCGAAGCGGAGAAGTGGCTGTCGATCGCGGCCGGCCGCGGCGACAAGGAATCGAAAAAACTGCTCGACCTCGCCCGCAAGGCGAAGAAAGAAGACGAAGAAGACTGGAAATGGCGCACGCAATGGCGTGACGTCTATTACGGCTACTGGTACTCGGGCTATCCGTACTACGGCGTCTGGCAGCAGACGTACTGGTATTACTGA
- a CDS encoding TIGR00366 family protein, producing MRLADSPPRAARIRLTDATIRVFERTIPDPFVLALLITAFVAVLAVAIAPRATPAAMIGGWTKGFFDILTFTAQMALVFATGHALAHAPLVQRGFRAIVSLARTPAQAATLVFLSVAVTSFVNWAFGLVISALLAREVAKRLRVDFAWIVACGFSGWVVWASGLSSSIALAQSTRGSAMNVVEKLTGHVLPFSETVLTRFNLAPTLAMLVLTPALLVWLMPGPARTEALPLDLQPTPAAPASAAAGDAGRRSPAQWLERSCVLSVLAGLLGLSVLALTYAGRIPLAGVNVVILAMLTAGVLLHGHPLAYAHAIKQATAQTGSLLVQYPLYGGIMGLMDATGLPGVIAHGFIAIATADTLPFWSYVCSLAITFLIPSGGGHWAVQGPFVVPAAVALHASLPATTMAVAMGEQVSNMMQPFWVAPVVAMAGIGVQRVLGYTALTFLLGAIVYGCALLWLV from the coding sequence ATGCGCCTCGCCGATTCCCCGCCTCGTGCGGCCCGCATCCGCCTGACCGACGCGACGATTCGCGTGTTCGAGCGCACGATTCCCGATCCGTTCGTCCTTGCGCTGCTGATCACGGCGTTCGTCGCCGTGCTGGCCGTCGCGATCGCGCCGCGCGCGACGCCGGCCGCCATGATCGGCGGCTGGACCAAGGGATTCTTCGACATCCTCACGTTCACGGCACAGATGGCGCTCGTGTTCGCGACCGGGCACGCGCTGGCCCATGCGCCGCTCGTGCAGCGCGGCTTCCGCGCGATCGTGTCGCTTGCGCGCACGCCGGCCCAGGCAGCGACGCTGGTCTTCCTGTCGGTGGCCGTCACGTCGTTCGTCAACTGGGCATTCGGCCTCGTGATCAGCGCGCTGCTGGCGCGCGAAGTCGCGAAGCGGCTGCGCGTCGATTTCGCGTGGATCGTCGCGTGCGGCTTCTCGGGGTGGGTCGTGTGGGCGAGCGGACTGTCGAGCTCGATCGCACTCGCGCAATCGACGCGCGGCAGCGCGATGAACGTCGTCGAGAAGCTGACCGGCCATGTGCTGCCGTTCAGCGAAACCGTGCTGACCCGCTTCAACCTGGCTCCGACGCTCGCCATGCTCGTGCTGACGCCGGCGCTGCTCGTCTGGCTCATGCCCGGTCCTGCCCGCACCGAAGCACTGCCGCTCGACCTGCAGCCCACCCCGGCTGCGCCCGCTTCCGCCGCGGCCGGCGACGCCGGCCGCCGCTCGCCGGCGCAGTGGCTCGAACGCTCGTGCGTGCTCAGCGTCCTGGCCGGGCTGTTGGGCCTGTCGGTGCTGGCGCTGACCTACGCGGGCCGCATTCCGCTCGCCGGCGTCAATGTCGTGATTCTCGCGATGCTCACGGCGGGCGTGCTGCTCCACGGCCACCCGCTCGCCTATGCGCACGCGATCAAGCAGGCAACCGCGCAGACGGGTTCGCTGCTTGTTCAATATCCGTTGTACGGCGGCATCATGGGGCTGATGGACGCGACCGGCCTGCCGGGCGTCATCGCGCATGGCTTCATCGCGATCGCGACCGCCGACACGCTGCCGTTCTGGAGCTACGTCTGCTCGCTCGCGATCACGTTCCTGATCCCGAGCGGCGGCGGACACTGGGCCGTACAAGGCCCCTTCGTGGTGCCGGCCGCCGTCGCGCTGCACGCGTCGCTGCCCGCGACGACCATGGCTGTCGCAATGGGCGAACAGGTGTCGAACATGATGCAGCCGTTCTGGGTCGCACCGGTAGTCGCGATGGCCGGCATCGGCGTGCAGCGGGTGCTCGGCTACACCGCGCTGACGTTCTTGCTCGGCGCGATCGTCTACGGCTGCGCGCTGCTGTGGCTCGTCTGA
- a CDS encoding MmgE/PrpD family protein translates to MNRRTFLAALGAAAARPAVAQVAPATPTLAHRLADYAAALNWEALDATTIETAKAHVIDALGCALAAHDAPPVAMCRRIATTAAGPATLVGTRRRSTPELAAFANGAAIRYEDLNDLYVGAEPGHPSDNVAPCLAVAEAERASGRDLLLAIVLAYEVDCRLLDAANITSRGWDHPVYSLPAVALAAGKLMRLDRSRMEHAVNLSLSGHLAMNQTRVQQLSDWKGLADASASRDGVFSAQLAREGVTGPAPIFEGRAGLFQQVSGPFALDVASFGGPQRAFRIDACAIKPYPAQGYTLTAIAAAIDLATRIGDPARIRAIHIDTTHMGYVTAGRDPEKWRPETRETADHSLPYIVARALLDRDITRDSYAPAALHDPAGRALMAVTTVSEDARLTAMQPNAIPNRLTVTLDDGRKLERQVDTLPGFPGQPTSRPDTERKFRHNVAGRLSDKRARHALDALWALDARTDLDGLLALLAVESRS, encoded by the coding sequence ATGAATCGCAGAACGTTTCTCGCCGCGCTGGGCGCGGCCGCCGCCCGCCCCGCCGTCGCCCAGGTTGCGCCGGCCACGCCCACCCTGGCGCACCGACTGGCCGACTATGCCGCCGCGCTGAACTGGGAGGCACTCGACGCGACGACGATCGAAACCGCGAAGGCGCACGTCATCGACGCGCTCGGCTGCGCACTGGCCGCCCATGATGCGCCGCCCGTCGCGATGTGCCGGCGCATTGCGACGACGGCCGCGGGGCCGGCGACGCTCGTCGGCACGCGGCGTCGCTCCACGCCCGAGCTGGCCGCGTTCGCCAATGGCGCGGCCATCCGCTACGAGGATCTCAACGATCTGTACGTGGGCGCCGAACCGGGCCATCCGAGCGACAACGTCGCGCCGTGCCTGGCCGTCGCCGAAGCCGAACGCGCGAGCGGCCGCGACCTGTTGCTCGCGATCGTCCTCGCGTACGAAGTCGACTGCCGGCTGCTGGACGCCGCGAACATCACGAGCCGCGGCTGGGATCATCCCGTCTACAGCCTGCCCGCCGTCGCGCTGGCGGCAGGCAAGCTGATGCGGCTCGATCGCAGCCGGATGGAACACGCGGTCAATCTGTCGCTCAGCGGCCATCTCGCGATGAACCAGACACGCGTGCAGCAACTGTCCGACTGGAAAGGCCTCGCGGACGCGTCCGCGTCGCGCGACGGCGTGTTCTCCGCGCAGCTCGCTCGCGAAGGCGTAACCGGGCCGGCGCCGATCTTCGAAGGCCGGGCCGGGCTGTTTCAGCAGGTGTCGGGCCCGTTCGCACTCGACGTCGCATCGTTCGGCGGCCCGCAACGCGCGTTCCGGATCGATGCGTGCGCAATCAAACCCTATCCGGCCCAGGGCTACACGCTGACCGCGATCGCTGCCGCGATCGACCTCGCGACGCGCATCGGCGACCCCGCGCGCATCCGCGCGATCCATATCGACACGACGCACATGGGCTACGTGACGGCCGGCCGCGATCCCGAAAAGTGGCGGCCCGAGACGCGCGAGACGGCCGACCACAGCCTGCCCTATATCGTCGCTCGCGCGCTGCTCGACCGTGACATCACGCGCGACAGCTACGCGCCGGCCGCGTTGCACGATCCGGCCGGTCGCGCGCTGATGGCCGTCACAACAGTCTCCGAGGATGCGCGCCTCACCGCGATGCAGCCGAACGCGATTCCGAATCGGCTGACGGTGACGCTCGACGACGGTCGAAAGCTCGAACGGCAAGTCGACACGTTGCCCGGCTTCCCCGGTCAGCCGACGTCGCGCCCCGATACTGAACGCAAGTTCCGGCACAACGTCGCGGGGCGTCTGTCGGACAAGCGTGCACGACACGCGCTCGACGCCCTGTGGGCGCTCGATGCCCGCACCGATCTCGACGGACTGCTCGCCCTGCTGGCCGTCGAATCCCGCTCGTGA
- a CDS encoding CaiB/BaiF CoA transferase family protein → MTRPFIDAPAPPETPRCGHAGAGPLAGIRVLDLSAYIAGPYGCTLLADQGADVIKIEPPAGDNLRNYPSTLDAQSRAFLGVNRGKRGIVLDLKQPAGREVLLELVRDADVLVHNFRPAVPARLGIDYAQLRERNPRLVYCAVSGYGESGPLRDKAGYDQVLQAMTGMCALQGEPGAPPSIVYGSVVDYYAASLVAAGVASALYERTRSGAGQYVGISLLRAALAMQSARMVWAEGETRDVGRDMRSGGVTGLHPTRDGYLYLSANTPHFWRALCVKVGLPALADDPRYDTVRKRADAHDALVPLLRTALLARTASEWEIVFGDDVPCAAVREIEDMFDDPQVDAERLVADFDHPAAGRYRGFCRPIAFERTPGPDPFGAPALGEHSDDVLAEHGYDDERRAELRRRGAIR, encoded by the coding sequence ATGACCCGACCTTTCATCGACGCGCCCGCCCCACCGGAAACGCCCCGTTGCGGCCACGCCGGCGCCGGCCCGCTCGCCGGCATCCGCGTACTCGACCTGAGCGCGTACATCGCCGGCCCGTACGGATGCACGTTGCTGGCCGATCAGGGCGCCGACGTGATCAAGATCGAGCCGCCCGCCGGCGACAACCTGCGCAACTATCCGTCGACGCTGGACGCGCAGAGCCGCGCATTCCTCGGCGTCAATCGCGGCAAGCGCGGGATCGTGCTCGATCTCAAGCAGCCGGCCGGTCGCGAGGTGCTGCTCGAACTCGTCCGCGACGCCGACGTGCTGGTCCACAATTTCCGGCCGGCCGTCCCCGCGCGGCTCGGCATCGACTACGCGCAGCTTCGCGAACGCAATCCGCGCCTCGTCTACTGCGCCGTCAGCGGCTACGGCGAATCGGGCCCGCTGCGGGACAAGGCCGGCTACGACCAGGTGCTGCAGGCGATGACCGGCATGTGCGCGCTGCAAGGCGAACCCGGCGCGCCGCCGTCGATCGTGTACGGCTCGGTCGTCGACTATTACGCGGCATCGCTCGTCGCCGCAGGCGTCGCGTCCGCGCTGTACGAACGGACCCGCAGCGGCGCCGGGCAGTATGTGGGCATCTCGCTGCTGCGCGCCGCACTCGCGATGCAGTCGGCGCGAATGGTCTGGGCCGAGGGCGAGACGCGCGACGTCGGACGCGACATGCGGTCGGGTGGCGTCACGGGCCTGCATCCGACCCGCGACGGTTATCTCTACCTGTCCGCGAACACGCCGCATTTCTGGCGCGCGTTGTGCGTGAAGGTCGGCCTGCCCGCGCTCGCCGACGATCCGCGCTACGACACGGTGCGCAAGCGCGCCGACGCGCACGACGCGCTCGTCCCGCTGCTGCGCACCGCACTGCTGGCCCGCACCGCCAGCGAATGGGAAATCGTGTTCGGCGACGACGTGCCATGCGCCGCGGTACGCGAGATCGAAGACATGTTCGACGATCCGCAAGTCGACGCGGAACGGCTCGTCGCCGATTTCGACCATCCTGCAGCCGGCCGCTATCGCGGCTTCTGCCGACCGATCGCGTTCGAGCGCACGCCGGGCCCCGATCCGTTCGGCGCCCCGGCGCTCGGCGAGCACTCGGACGACGTGCTCGCCGAGCACGGCTACGATGACGAACGGCGCGCCGAGCTGCGGCGTCGCGGCGCCATTCGCTGA
- a CDS encoding DUF4189 domain-containing protein — protein MKTNGLLSIAAVALAGLSLPTQAFAQTYPCGGPGPGERVVGMTQGGPGVAPSPLCAPDDSDSAPSRSSGRKEPEHGDGWLRYEAETPSNTRYTAVAWHQDAADIWVVGNFVYRNDAALAAVAACNAVMGKGCELAGTWWNSSVTIVRDRYGSFAMGWDGNGGAQSKQTMADCSAHQLLPCEVFATIALGSRRSPDVSVRKFYAVSAWATDAAGDDGKLYVASGYRKLEDATNAAIKACGDATRTACKSNALTGNGVILAYRLNGGEISATSETSAARARAAAQAACNKQANTSCEIQAVFDSRRPGLFVHDFKTGQTR, from the coding sequence ATGAAAACGAATGGACTCCTTTCTATTGCGGCGGTTGCGCTCGCCGGGCTCTCGTTGCCGACGCAGGCGTTCGCGCAGACCTATCCGTGCGGGGGGCCCGGTCCCGGCGAGCGGGTCGTGGGCATGACGCAAGGCGGTCCCGGCGTCGCGCCGAGCCCGCTATGCGCTCCCGACGATAGCGATTCGGCGCCCTCCCGCTCTTCCGGCAGGAAGGAGCCCGAACACGGTGACGGGTGGCTTCGCTACGAAGCCGAAACGCCGTCGAACACACGATATACCGCCGTTGCCTGGCATCAAGATGCCGCCGACATCTGGGTCGTCGGCAATTTTGTCTATCGCAACGACGCCGCGCTCGCGGCAGTAGCCGCCTGCAACGCCGTGATGGGAAAGGGCTGCGAACTCGCCGGCACATGGTGGAATTCCTCGGTCACGATCGTCCGTGACCGGTATGGTTCTTTTGCCATGGGTTGGGACGGCAACGGCGGTGCTCAAAGCAAACAGACGATGGCCGACTGCTCGGCACACCAGCTCTTGCCATGCGAGGTATTTGCCACGATCGCCCTGGGCAGCCGGCGTTCGCCCGATGTCTCGGTCCGCAAATTCTATGCGGTCTCCGCGTGGGCTACCGATGCGGCGGGAGACGACGGAAAGCTTTATGTTGCGAGCGGGTATCGCAAACTCGAGGATGCGACCAACGCTGCCATCAAGGCCTGCGGCGACGCCACCAGGACCGCGTGCAAGAGCAATGCGCTCACCGGCAACGGCGTCATTCTCGCCTACCGGCTGAATGGCGGAGAAATCAGCGCGACCTCCGAAACCTCGGCGGCGCGTGCGCGAGCGGCCGCTCAGGCGGCCTGCAACAAGCAGGCGAACACCAGCTGCGAGATTCAGGCCGTGTTCGACAGCCGCCGGCCGGGCCTCTTCGTCCACGACTTCAAGACCGGTCAGACGCGCTAA
- a CDS encoding amidohydrolase family protein, with product MRRRTFLALLAAASPSHARAPGPAAAETTTRPAHAAPPLACDAHLHVFDRRFPSEPGAEVYTHATATDYQRAIQARLGTTRAVVVTPRAYAADNSVTLDAIRQLGADRTRGVGVVRTDVTDAELRALHDGGIRGIRFTLYRPEHAPTRFDMVEALSARVHALGWHVQLHWTADQIAAHETLLMRLPSTIVFDHMARLPQPVGTSHPAFAIVRRLVDQGRAWVKLSGPYLDSRVGVSGRFADVDALARAWVAAAPERLVWGSDWPHATETVPPDDARLFDQLADWVPDDHLRERILVRNPAQLYDFPS from the coding sequence ATGAGAAGACGTACGTTCCTCGCCCTGCTCGCCGCCGCGAGCCCATCGCACGCGCGTGCACCCGGCCCCGCGGCGGCCGAAACGACGACAAGGCCGGCGCACGCTGCGCCGCCGCTCGCGTGCGACGCGCACCTCCACGTCTTCGACCGCCGCTTTCCGTCCGAACCCGGTGCCGAGGTCTACACGCATGCGACGGCGACCGACTACCAGCGCGCGATCCAGGCCAGGCTCGGTACCACGCGCGCCGTCGTCGTCACGCCGCGTGCGTACGCAGCCGACAACAGCGTGACGCTCGATGCGATACGGCAGCTCGGCGCGGACCGCACACGTGGCGTCGGCGTGGTACGCACGGACGTGACGGACGCCGAATTGCGCGCGCTCCACGACGGCGGCATCCGCGGCATCCGGTTCACGCTCTATCGCCCCGAGCATGCACCCACGCGTTTCGACATGGTCGAGGCGTTGTCCGCGCGCGTGCATGCGCTCGGCTGGCACGTGCAGCTCCATTGGACGGCCGACCAGATCGCCGCACACGAGACGCTGCTCATGCGCCTGCCGTCGACCATCGTGTTCGACCATATGGCGCGCCTGCCGCAGCCGGTCGGCACGTCGCACCCGGCGTTCGCGATCGTGCGCCGCCTCGTCGACCAGGGCCGGGCCTGGGTCAAGCTTTCCGGGCCGTACCTCGATTCGCGCGTCGGCGTGTCCGGACGGTTCGCCGACGTCGACGCGCTCGCCCGCGCATGGGTCGCCGCGGCGCCCGAGCGACTGGTATGGGGCAGCGACTGGCCGCATGCGACGGAAACCGTCCCACCGGACGACGCGCGGCTGTTCGATCAACTCGCGGACTGGGTGCCCGATGACCATCTGCGCGAGCGGATCCTCGTCCGCAACCCGGCCCAGCTGTACGACTTCCCCAGCTGA
- a CDS encoding NAD(P)H-dependent oxidoreductase has translation MHTLIVHCHPEPRSFNAALRDTAVRTMRALGHDVAVSDLYADGFDPVEAPRHYPCRANADVFSALVEQRHASAHATLPADVRREIARLEQADLVVFQFPIWWHAAPAMLKGWFDRVFVNGGLYTGSRRYDRGHFRGRRALCSVTTGAPAATFGPGGRSGEIGLLLWPIHYSLHYMGYDVLSPVLAHGVQDARGGYVYQDDAVLAAELAAHRDGLARRLANWQTDRPLRFPGWDDWDEHGVLKPGIVGYDRYVRGCA, from the coding sequence ATGCATACGCTGATCGTTCATTGCCATCCCGAACCGCGCTCGTTCAACGCCGCCCTGCGCGACACCGCCGTGCGGACGATGCGCGCACTCGGCCACGACGTCGCCGTGTCGGATCTCTACGCGGACGGATTCGATCCGGTCGAGGCGCCGCGTCACTACCCGTGCCGCGCGAATGCCGACGTGTTCTCCGCGCTGGTCGAACAGCGCCACGCCAGCGCACATGCCACGTTGCCCGCCGACGTGCGCCGCGAAATCGCCCGCCTCGAGCAGGCGGACCTCGTGGTGTTCCAGTTTCCGATCTGGTGGCATGCGGCGCCCGCGATGCTGAAGGGCTGGTTCGATCGCGTGTTCGTGAACGGCGGCCTGTACACGGGCAGCCGCCGCTACGATCGCGGCCACTTCCGCGGCCGGCGTGCGCTCTGCTCGGTCACGACCGGTGCGCCGGCCGCGACGTTCGGCCCGGGCGGGCGCAGCGGCGAGATCGGCCTGCTGCTGTGGCCGATTCATTACTCGCTGCATTACATGGGGTACGACGTGCTGTCGCCGGTGCTCGCGCATGGCGTGCAGGACGCGCGCGGCGGTTACGTGTATCAGGACGATGCGGTGCTGGCGGCCGAACTGGCCGCGCATCGCGACGGTCTCGCGCGCCGGCTCGCGAACTGGCAAACGGACAGGCCGCTGCGGTTTCCGGGTTGGGACGACTGGGACGAGCACGGAGTACTCAAACCGGGAATCGTCGGGTACGACCGGTACGTGCGCGGTTGTGCGTGA
- a CDS encoding HpcH/HpaI aldolase/citrate lyase family protein, with product MKSKLFVPCSRPDLFDKALNGAADAVSFDLEDAVADDRKDAARAALRARLDQPLPATKTIVVRVNALGTRGFDTDLDAVARSGVAIVNLPKPRDADDVRAAAAALERAERRNGVATPIGLLVNIETPRALRLASELATAHPRVIGLQLGLGDLFEPLGIDRRETAAIVPVMLAVRAAAGEAGIAAYDAAFADIADIDGFRSEARLARRLGFAGKSCIHPTQVGIANDVFRPTLDEIHAALRVLDAQRQAAIDGRGAYVVDGRMIDAPFVARARAIVDEAIAFGLIPPPDTAPQPARIAP from the coding sequence ATGAAAAGCAAACTGTTTGTTCCCTGCTCCCGTCCCGACCTGTTCGACAAGGCCCTGAACGGTGCCGCCGACGCCGTGTCGTTCGATCTCGAGGACGCGGTCGCCGACGACCGCAAGGATGCCGCGCGAGCCGCGCTGCGCGCGCGGCTCGACCAGCCGCTGCCGGCGACGAAAACCATCGTGGTGCGCGTGAACGCGCTCGGCACGCGCGGCTTCGACACCGATCTCGACGCGGTCGCGCGCTCGGGCGTCGCGATCGTCAACCTGCCCAAACCCCGCGACGCGGACGACGTGCGCGCAGCGGCGGCCGCCCTCGAACGGGCCGAGCGCCGCAACGGCGTCGCGACGCCAATCGGGCTCCTCGTCAACATCGAAACGCCGCGTGCGCTGCGGCTCGCATCCGAACTCGCGACGGCCCATCCGCGCGTGATCGGCTTGCAGCTCGGCCTCGGCGACCTGTTCGAACCGCTCGGCATCGATCGCCGCGAAACCGCGGCGATCGTGCCCGTGATGCTCGCCGTACGCGCCGCCGCAGGCGAGGCGGGCATCGCCGCCTACGACGCCGCGTTCGCCGACATCGCGGACATCGACGGCTTTCGCAGCGAGGCGAGGCTGGCGCGGCGCCTCGGCTTCGCGGGCAAGAGCTGCATCCATCCGACGCAGGTCGGTATCGCCAACGACGTGTTCCGGCCGACGCTCGACGAAATCCATGCGGCATTGCGGGTGCTCGACGCGCAGCGGCAGGCCGCCATCGACGGCCGCGGCGCGTACGTGGTCGACGGCCGGATGATCGACGCGCCCTTCGTCGCCCGCGCACGCGCGATCGTCGACGAGGCGATTGCATTCGGCCTGATCCCCCCGCCCGACACCGCGCCGCAACCTGCTCGCATCGCACCATGA
- a CDS encoding LysR family transcriptional regulator has product MNEQRLSWDDLQLVLAVAQAGSLAGAARRLGISHATVFRRLAAIEAEWRVKLFERTRAGYAPTPAGEDAAAAAERIQDEVHGVERRVAGRDVRPSGTVRVTTTDTLLSGLLSPVFAAFRHTCPEITVEVSVSNAVFDLSKREADVAIRPSSSPPETLIGRRVGTIAQAVYATREWRDRADDLAWVGPDRRMGYRPLERWMHAHGADARCGYRVDTLLGLFAAARAGIGAAVLPCYLADGERDLVRLGGRIDELATDLWLLTHPDLRDAARIRAFSSFVATSVEALHARLAGDEHR; this is encoded by the coding sequence ATGAATGAACAGCGGCTGTCATGGGACGACCTGCAGCTCGTGCTGGCGGTGGCGCAAGCCGGCTCGCTCGCGGGCGCGGCGCGGCGGCTTGGCATCAGCCACGCGACGGTGTTTCGCCGCCTGGCGGCAATCGAAGCCGAATGGCGCGTCAAGTTGTTCGAGCGGACCCGCGCCGGCTATGCGCCGACGCCCGCCGGCGAGGACGCCGCCGCTGCCGCCGAGCGAATCCAGGACGAGGTGCACGGCGTCGAGCGGCGCGTGGCCGGCCGCGACGTGCGGCCATCGGGCACCGTGCGCGTGACGACGACCGACACGTTGCTGTCGGGCTTGCTGTCGCCGGTGTTCGCCGCGTTCCGGCACACCTGCCCCGAAATCACGGTGGAAGTGTCGGTATCGAATGCGGTCTTCGACCTGTCGAAGCGCGAGGCCGACGTCGCGATCCGTCCGTCGTCGTCGCCGCCTGAAACGCTGATCGGCCGCCGGGTCGGCACGATCGCGCAGGCCGTCTACGCAACGCGCGAGTGGCGCGATCGTGCCGACGATCTCGCGTGGGTCGGCCCGGACCGGCGGATGGGTTACCGGCCGCTCGAGCGATGGATGCATGCGCACGGAGCCGATGCACGCTGCGGATATCGGGTCGATACGCTGCTTGGCCTGTTCGCCGCGGCGCGTGCCGGTATCGGCGCGGCCGTGTTGCCGTGCTACCTGGCCGACGGCGAGCGCGATCTGGTGCGGCTGGGCGGCCGGATCGACGAACTGGCGACCGACCTGTGGCTGCTGACGCATCCGGACCTGCGCGACGCCGCGCGGATTCGCGCGTTCTCGTCGTTCGTCGCGACGTCGGTCGAGGCGTTGCACGCGCGTCTCGCGGGCGACGAGCATCGTTGA
- a CDS encoding LysR substrate-binding domain-containing protein, with product MDIVFLKSFVLVADTGSMAQAARRLDLTPAAVALQMRVLERELGVALLARAGRSVRPTEAGYRVLERARGLVREFDGLKSVAADDAQLSGELRLGAINTALHSILPDVLAQFATQHPRLRVLIQSGTSAELYESVRRGDHDAAVCLHPSFALPKSMVWELLRIEPLVVLAPQALAARDAHDLLRQEPLIRYDRSLGGGKQADRYLRDHGIDPHERFEINSLLAIAMMVERGLGVSLVPDIASPLAERLRIVRLALPKPTEPRRFGILWRRGSAREGAIREWLAISRRMVQRR from the coding sequence ATGGATATCGTGTTCCTCAAGAGCTTCGTGCTCGTCGCCGATACGGGCTCGATGGCGCAGGCCGCTCGCCGCCTCGATCTCACGCCCGCCGCGGTTGCCTTGCAGATGCGGGTGCTGGAGCGGGAGCTGGGCGTGGCACTGCTCGCCCGCGCCGGGCGATCGGTGCGGCCGACCGAGGCCGGCTACCGCGTGCTCGAGCGTGCGCGCGGGCTGGTCCGCGAGTTCGACGGCCTGAAATCGGTCGCGGCCGACGATGCGCAGCTGTCCGGGGAATTGCGTCTCGGCGCGATCAACACCGCGTTGCACAGTATCCTGCCCGACGTGCTGGCACAGTTCGCGACCCAGCATCCGCGGCTGAGGGTGCTGATCCAGTCCGGTACGTCGGCGGAGCTTTACGAGTCGGTGCGGCGAGGGGATCACGATGCGGCGGTCTGTCTGCATCCGAGTTTCGCGCTGCCGAAAAGCATGGTCTGGGAACTGTTGCGCATCGAGCCGCTCGTCGTGCTGGCGCCGCAGGCGCTCGCCGCGCGCGACGCGCACGACCTGCTGCGCCAGGAGCCGCTCATTCGCTACGACCGGAGTCTCGGCGGCGGCAAGCAGGCCGACCGTTATCTGCGCGATCACGGGATCGATCCGCACGAACGCTTCGAGATCAATTCGCTGCTGGCGATCGCGATGATGGTCGAGCGCGGGCTGGGCGTGTCGCTGGTGCCGGACATTGCGTCGCCGCTCGCGGAGCGGTTGAGGATCGTGCGGCTCGCGTTGCCGAAGCCGACCGAACCGCGGCGCTTCGGCATACTCTGGCGCCGGGGCTCGGCGCGCGAGGGTGCGATCCGCGAATGGCTCGCGATCAGCCGCCGGATGGTGCAGCGTCGTTGA